One segment of Carya illinoinensis cultivar Pawnee chromosome 1, C.illinoinensisPawnee_v1, whole genome shotgun sequence DNA contains the following:
- the LOC122304726 gene encoding protein FAR-RED ELONGATED HYPOCOTYL 3-like — translation MNAFFDGYVHAKTKLKEFVDQYDNALRKKIENEISTDFHSFSVTIPCISRSPIEKIFQELYTNAKFREVQQQVMGVLDVDPYLLRRDDVKKTYLVEDEVRVEEFCKHVTYYVDFNEEDCEVKCSCGLFQMKGILCKHVLAIFKCNGIKSLPARYILDRWRKDIKRRYTLIHSTYDSGHQREDTNRYSTLLNICYQMITRAAGSKEHTKDAKKKLNAMIELYGDNQEPPSMTKIGEETTIVGSSQQVISPRVVRGKGRPPSLRRASRMEQHIRKGKAKTKKANLLGKLKERDGGCTPAQDTCRNLFGPAEIDRNMQILFGLDGSQPVLEGLDGSQLQK, via the exons atgaatgcattttttgatggGTATGTTCATGCGAAGACAAAATTGAAGGAGTTCGTCGACCAATATGACAATGCATTGAGAAAGAAAATCGAGAATGAAATCAGCACGGACTTCCACTCCTTTAGCGTTACAATTCCATGCATATCTAGATCTCCTATAGAGAAGATATTCCAAGAGTTGTACACGAATGCAAAATTTAGAGAAGTTCAGCAACAAGTTATGGGTGTGCTCGATGTGGATCCATATCTACTTAGACGGGATGATGTGAAGAAGACATATCTagtagaagatgaagttcgtGTTGAGGAGTTTTGTAAACATGTTACATATTATGTGGACTTTAATGAGGAAGACTGCGAAGTTAAGTGTTCGTGTGGGTTATTTCAGATGAAGGGGATATTATGCAAGCATGTCTTGGCCATATTCAAATGTAATGGGATAAAATCTTTACCAGCGAGGTAcattttagatcgatggaggaaagaCATCAAACGGAGATACACTTTAATCCACAGTACATATGACTCAGGGCATCAGCGAGAAGATACTAACAGATATTCAACtttattgaatatttgttaTCAGATGATTACTCGTGCAGCGGGTTCAAAAGAGCATACTAAAGATgcgaaaaaaaagttaaatgcaATGATTGAGTTATATGGCGACAACCAAGAACCCCCTTCAATGACCAAAATAGGGGAGGAGACAACCATCGTTGGTAGTTCGCAACAAGTTATTAGTCCACGAGTTGTGCGAGGAAAAGGTAGACCTCCATCCCTGAGGAGAGCATCCAGGATGGAGCAACACATCCGGAAAGGAAAAGCGAAGACGAAGAAAGCAAATTTATTGGGAAAACTTAAagag AGAGATGGAGGATGTACGCCAGCCCAAGACACATGTAGGAATTTATTTGGGCCAGCAGAGATAGATAGAAACATGCAG ATACTAtttgggttggatggatcacaacctGTACTAGAAGGAttggatggatcacaactgCAGAAATGA
- the LOC122309897 gene encoding uncharacterized protein LOC122309897, producing the protein MSIVCGLPILECVYCLACARWVWQKCLYTAGHESENWGLATAEEFEPVPRLCRLILANYEDDICNPLWAPPGGYGINPDWVVVRKNYEATVGHVTPYMIYLDHDHADIVLAVRGLNLAKESDYAVLLDNKLGQTKFGGGYVHNGLLKAAEWVFDAECEVLRELVGRNPNYTLTFTGHSLGAGVVALLTLVVVQNQGKLGNIERKRIRCYAIAPARCMSLNLAVRYADIINSIVLQDDFLPRTTTALEDVFKSLICLPCLLCLMCLKDTCTLEEKMLKDPRRLYAPGRLYHIVERKPLRLGRFPPVVRTAVPVDGRFEHIVLSCNATADHAIIWIERESQRALHLMLENDKIMEIPVTQRMERQESLVREHSQEYKAALQRAIALDIPQAYSPPSYGTFHETEGENSGRSNEEISLLSSKERRESWEGFVGRLFDVDESGDMVFKQP; encoded by the exons ATGTCAATCGTATGTGGCCTTCCTATCCTTGAGTGTGTATACTGTCTGGCCTGTGCTCGCTGGGTGTGGCAGAAATGCCTCTATACTGCAGGCCATGAAAGTGAAAACTGGGGCCTAGCCACAGCTGAAGAATTTGAGCCTGTTCCACGCCTTTGTCGCCTAATCTTAGCTAATTATGAAGATGATATTTGCAACCCACTTTGGGCTCCTCCTGGTGGTTATGGAATTAATCCTGACTGGGTAGTCGTACGTAAGAATTATGAAGCAACGGTGGGCCATGTTACTCCTTATATGATTTACCTTGATCATGATCATGCTGATATAGTTCTTGCAGTTAGGGGACTCAATTTAGCGAAGGAAAGTGATTATGCAGTTTTACTTGATAACAAACTGGGGCAGACAAAATTTGGTGGTGGGTATGTCCACAATGGGCTATTGAAGGCAGCAGAGTGGGTTTTTGATGCGGAGTGTGAGGTTTTGAGGGAATTGGTTGGGAGGAACCCAAATTATACCCTGACATTTACTGGTCATTCCCTAGGAGCAGGAGTGGTAGCGTTGTTGACATTGGTGGTAGTTCAGAATCAGGGCAAACTGGGTAACATTGAGAGAAAGAGGATCAGATGCTATGCCATAGCTCCTGCTCGGTGTATGTCACTAAATTTGGCAGTCAGATATGCAGATATTATCAATTCTATTGTACTCCAG GATGATTTCTTACCTCGGACCACCACTGCCCTGGAAGATGTATTTAAATCACTTATCTG TTTGCCATGTTTACTGTGCTTAATGTGCCTGAAGGATACATGCACACTGGAGGAGAAGATGCTTAAAGATCCAAGGAGGCTCTATGCACCAGGTCGGCTTTACCACATTGTTGAGCGGAAGCCCTTAAG GTTAGGGCGATTTCCGCCAGTTGTGAGGACAGCAGTACCCGTGGATGGGAGGTTTGAGCACATAGTTCTTTCCTGCAATGCAACTGCTGACCATGCTATCATTTGGATAGAGAGGGAATCACAAAGGGCTCTTCAC TTAATGCTGGAGAACGACAAGATAATGGAGATTCCCGTAACGCAGAGGATGGAGCGTCAGGAGTCTCTTGTACGAGAACATAGCCAAGAATACAAGGCAGCACTCCAGAGAGCCATTGCATTAGATATCCCTCAGGCATACTCGCCTCCTTCGTATGGAACGTTTCATGAAACGGAAGGTGAGAACTCTGGCAGATCGAATGAGGAGATCTCATTGTTGTCCTCTAAGGAAAGAAGGGAAAGTTGGGAGGGATTTGTTGGGCGTCTATTTGATGTGGATGAGTCCGGTGACATGGTGTTCAAACAGCCATAG